In Cheilinus undulatus linkage group 16, ASM1832078v1, whole genome shotgun sequence, one DNA window encodes the following:
- the LOC121523521 gene encoding elongation factor 1-alpha-like, protein MGKEKIHINILVIGHVDSGKSTTAGHLIYKCGGIHKRTIEKFEKEAAEMGKGSFKYAWVLDKLKAEHERGITTDIALWKFETSKYYVTIIDAPGHRDFIKNMITGTSQLVADGRIGEGETFFQVRRANQTWGQS, encoded by the exons ATGGGAAAGGAAAAGATCCACATCAATATCCTGGTCATTGGCCATGTCGACTCTGGCAAATCCACCACCGCTGGCCACCTGATCTACAAATGTGGAGGAATCCACAAAAGAACCATCGAGAAGTTTGAGAAAGAGGCAGCTGAG ATGGGCAAAGGCTCTTTCAAGTACGCCTGGGTGCTGGACAAACTGAAGGCTGAGCATGAGCGTGGTATCACCACTGACATTGCTCTGTGGAAGTTTGAGACCAGCAAGTACTATGTGACCATCATTGATGCCCCTGGACACAGAGACTTCATCAAGAACATGATCACTGGTACATCTCAG CTGGTGGCTGACGGGAGGATAGGAGAGGGcgaaactttcttccaagtcaggagggccaaccaaacctgggggcagagCTAA